In a single window of the Raphanus sativus cultivar WK10039 chromosome 9, ASM80110v3, whole genome shotgun sequence genome:
- the LOC108827478 gene encoding uncharacterized protein LOC108827478, with translation MGCFSCINGTQKKQRKEEDRQASAEARARAAEAAMRREEDFKKSAHGRAAQAQLQQMAKQSANTNKGEPVLKWQMT, from the exons ATGGGTTGTTTCAGTTGCATCAACGGAACGCAAAAGAAGCAGCGTAAGGAAGAAGATAGACAAGCCTCCGCCGAAGCTCGCGCCAGAGCCGCCGAAGCTGCCATGCGACG AGAAGAAGATTTTAAGAAGTCTGCACATGGAAGGGCTGCACAAGCTCAGTTGCAGCAAATGGCTAAACAATCTGCTAATACTAACAAAGGAGAGCCTGTTCTTAAG TGGCAAATGACATAG
- the LOC108823521 gene encoding histidinol dehydrogenase, chloroplastic-like produces the protein MSLDLSRLSLLYSPRLSFSTHTAASRKGDVVRSAMKSYRLSELSFSQVENLKSRPRIDFSSIFTTVNPIIDAVRSKGDVAVKEYTERFDKVQLSKVVEDVSELPIPELDPTVKEAFDVAYDNVYAFHLAQKSTEKSVENMKGVRCKRVSRSIGSVGLYVPGGTAVLPSTALMLAIPAQIAGCKTVVLATPPSKEGSICKEVLYCAKRAGVTHILKAGGAQAIAAMAWGTDSCPKVEKIFGPGNQYVTAAKMILQNSEAMVSIDMPAGPSEVLVIADEHANPVYIAADLLSQAEHGPDSQVVLVVVGDGVDLKAIEEEIAKQCKSLPRGEFASKALRHSFTVFARDMIEAITFSNLYAPEHLIINVKDAEKWEGLIENAGSVFVGPWTPESVGDYASGTNHVLPTYGYARMYSGVSLDSFLKFMTVQSLTEEGLRNLGPYVATMAEIEGLDAHKRAVTLRLKDIEAKQPSQTSK, from the exons ATGTCACTCGATCTCTCTCGTCTCTCACTCCTTTACTCGCCTCGTCTCTCCTTCTCCACTCACACAGCTGCTTCGAGGAAAG GAGACGTTGTTAGGAGCGCGATGAAGTCGTATAGATTATCAGAGCTTAGTTTCTCTCAAGTTGAAAACTTGAAGTCACGTCCTCGCATTGACTTCTCTTCCATTTTCACCACT GTTAACCCAATCATCGACGCCGTTCGTAGCAAAGGAGATGTTGCTGTCAAAGA ATATACTGAAAGATTTGACAAAGTCCAGCTCAGTAAAGTGGTGGAAGATGTGTCCGAGCTTCCTATTCCTGAG CTTGACCCCACAGTCAAAGAAGCGTTTGATGTTGCGTATGACAACGTTTATGCATTTCACTTAGCTCAAAAGTCAACTGAGAAGAGCGTTGAGAATATGAAA GGTGTCAGATGTAAAAGGGTGTCGAGATCTATTGGGTCTGTAGGTCTTTATGTCCCTGGTGGAACAGCTGTTTTGCCATCTACTGCTTTGATGCTTGCTATT CCTGCTCAGATTGCTGGATGTAAAACAGTTGTCCTCGCTACTCCACCATCTAAGGAAGGAAGCATATGTAAG GAGGTGCTGTATTGTGCCAAGAGGGCTGGTGTAACTCACATACTTAAAGCTGGTGGAGCGCag GCTATAGCTGCCATGGCCTGGGGGACTGATTCCTGTCCTAAG GTTGAGAAGATTTTTGGTCCTGGGAATCAGTATGTAACAGCTGCTAAGATGATTCTTCAA AACAGCGAGGCAATGGTTTCGATTGATATGCCTGCTGGCCCTTCAGAAGTTCTAGTCATCGCTGATGAACATGCTAATCCAGTTTACATTGCAGCAGACTTGCTTTCTCAG GCTGAGCATGGTCCAGATAGTCAAGTTGTTCTTGTCGTTGTAGGCGACGGTGTAGACCTTAAAGCCATCGAAGAAGAAATCGCCAAACAGTGCAAAAGCCTTCCTAGAGGAGAGTTTGCTTCAAAAGCACTACGTCACAGTTTCACTgtatttgctcgagatatgattgag GCAATAACTTTCTCAAATCTGTATGCACCTGAGCACTTGATCATCAACGTCAAAGACGCTGAGAAATGGGAGGGACTGATCGAGAACGCAGGTTCCGTTTTCGTAGGGCCGTGGACGCCAGAGAGTGTTGGCGATTACGCTAGCGGCACAAACCACGTTCTTCCAACGTATGGTTACGCGAGAATGTACAGCGGCGTCTCTCTCGACTCTTTCTTGAAGTTCATGACTGTGCAGTCCTTGACAGAGGAAGGTCTGAGAAACCTTGGTCCTTATGTGGCGACTATGGCTGAGATCGAAGGTCTAGACGCACACAAGAGAGCCGTCACGCTTAGACTCAAGGATATTGAAGCTAAACAGCCTTCTCAGACCTCCAAGTGA
- the LOC108827477 gene encoding increased DNA methylation 1-like: MMMTDDSCDYVAVEAESNPESLQQWLSAVQNGKTTAANGRTRRSDMATEAKKHLSSLGWRFAYFPRKNKKRELRYKSPEGKWFQSLATACSSCLHASTRQLIVPQSHSPRNLLVAFIETLPDNNNVSKKRKRNGCETTAFSMSKALINVDVSKKRKRVTNGETAAFNGTKALVLKKRKLVSDCQTTAFNGVALNKEKSDVNKVILNVGVSKKRKRVNECETAAFNSEGKGEIRPRFEKSLRKVLQVMEKKNKKCEKESVKFWRKDCGPEKNCDVCCVCHFGGDLLLCDGCPSAFHHTCVGLANLPEEELWFCPCCCCDICGSMVTSGNSKLMSCEQCQRRFHLKCLKQESCLVSVRGWFCSKQCSRVFSALQSLLGRRITVGEEGLVWSLTRAPNDDEHYGDEQMSKLDSAVEILHQGFEPSTDPFSGRDLVEELIYRKDADGVGRGFYTVLIERNNEPVTVATVRVDKDVAEVPLVATLSSYRRSGMCRVLMDELEKQMYGMGVRRLVLPAAKDVVSTWSHGFGFKVMESWERLEFVKHGMLDFVGTVMCHKFLRGREVSGESSLTE; this comes from the coding sequence atgatgatgacggACGATTCATGCGATTACGTCGCCGTAGAAGCGGAATCGAACCCAGAATCGCTCCAACAATGGCTCTCCGCCGTACAAAACGGAAAGACGACGGCGGCGAACGGAAGAACACGACGGTCGGATATGGCGACGGAGGCGAAGAAGCATCTCTCGTCTCTCGGCTGGCGTTTCGCTTACTTTCCTAGAAAGAATAAGAAGCGAGAGCTCCGTTATAAGTCTCCCGAGGGGAAGTGGTTTCAGTCTTTGGCTACGGCTTGCTCCAGCTGTCTCCACGCCTCGACACGTCAGCTTATCGTTCCTCAATCTCACTCTCCCCGAAATCTCCTTGTAGCTTTCATCGAAACCCTTCCTGATAACAACAATGTatcaaagaagagaaagaggaacGGTTGTGAAACGACGGCGTTTAGTATGAGCAAAGCGCTTATCAATGTTGATGTgtcgaagaagaggaagagagtaACTAATGGTGAAACGGCTGCGTTTAATGGGACTAAAGCCCTTGTgttgaagaagaggaagctaGTGAGTGATTGTCAAACGACTGCGTTTAATGGAGTAGCTCTTAACAAAGAGAAGTCTGATGTGAACAAAGTCATTCTCAACGTTGGTGTGtccaagaagaggaagagagtgaATGAGTGTGAAACGGCTGCGTTTAATAGCGAAGGCAAGGGTGAGATAAGGCCAAGGTTTGAGAAGTCGTTGAGGAAGGTCTTACAagtgatggagaagaagaacaaaaagtGCGAGAAAGAGTCTGTAAAGTTCTGGAGGAAAGACTGTGGTCCGGAGAAGAACTGTGACGTGTGCTGTGTTTGTCATTTTGGTGGAGACTTGCTTCTATGCGACGGTTGTCCATCAGCGTTTCATCACACCTGCGTTGGATTAGCGAATCTCCCCGAGGAAGAGCTCTGGTTCTGTCCCTGTTGCTGCTGCGACATCTGTGGATCGATGGTGACGTCAGGAAACAGCAAGCTGATGAGTTGTGAGCAGTGCCAAAGAAGGTTCCATCTGAAGTGTTTGAAACAAGAGTCCTGTCTTGTTTCCGTTAGAGGATGGTTCTGTAGTAAGCAGTGCAGCAGAGTCTTCTCCGCGCTTCAGAGTCTGTTAGGACGTAGGATTACGGTAGGGGAAGAGGGTTTGGTTTGGAGTTTGACTAGAGCTCCTAACGACGATGAACACTACGGTGATGAACAGATGTCCAAGCTAGACTCTGCTGTTGAGATACTTCACCAAGGGTTTGAGCCTTCGACGGATCCTTTCTCTGGGAGAGACCTTGTCGAGGAGCTGATATACAGGAAAGACGCAGACGGGGTGGGTCGTGGGTTTTACACGGTTCTGATCGAGAGGAACAACGAGCCTGTGACTGTGGCAACAGTGAGAGTTGACAAAGATGTAGCTGAGGTCCCTTTGGTGGCGACGTTGTCTAGTTACAGGAGGAGTGGGATGTGTAGAGTGCTTATGGACGAGTTGGAGAAGCAGATGTATGGAATGGGAGTTCGTAGATTAGTCTTGCCTGCTGCTAAAGACGTTGTGAGTACTTGGTCTCATGGGTTTGGGTTCAAGGTGATGGAGAGTTGGGAGAGGTTGGAGTTTGTGAAACATGGGATGCTTGATTTCGTTGGTACTGTGATGTGCCATAAGTTTCTGAGGGGAAGGGAAGTGTCAGGAGAGTCGAGCCTAACGGAATAG
- the LOC108823598 gene encoding serine/threonine-protein phosphatase 7, with protein MDTVPPSPITWPNEGTLTDEWVHSLMSSFEWSSWNLPPSQLPSVMPVSVFDSLILTASKILHKERNIVHVDDLDSDSKVVVVGDVHGQLHDLLFLLKDAGFPSRNQFYVFNGDYVDRGAWGLETFLVLLSWKVLMPDRVFLLRGNHESKYCTSMYGFEKEVLTKYGDKGKHVYRKCLGCFEALPLASLISGRVYTAHGGLFRSPVLPKRTRGKKNRRVRLLEPETSSLKLGTLEDLMQARRSVLDPPWEGSNLIPGDVLWSDPSMSPGLSPNEQRGIGLLWGPDCTEEFLKKYELKLIIRSHEGPDAREKRDGLGGMDIGYTIDHNVESGKLITIFSAPDYPQFQATKDRYRNKGAYIILQAPDFSDPQFRSFEAVTPRPKANPFYDFENVIDSDDEMDKSALDTNEEQQANHG; from the exons ATGGACACTGTTCCACCATCGCCCATCACATGGCCAAACGAAGGGACTCTCACCGACGAGTGGGTCCACAGCCTCATGTCCTCTTTCGAGTGGTCTTCGTGGAACCTCCCTCCTTCTCAGCTACCTTCGGTGATGCCCGTCAGCGTCTTTGACTCACTCATCCTCACCGCTTCCAAAATCCTCCACAAAGAACGTAACATCGTCCACGTCGATGATCTCGACTCTGATTCCAAAGTTGTTGTCGTTGGTGACGTTCACGGTCAGCTCCATGACCTTCTCTTCTTGTTGAAAGACGCTGGCTTTCCCTCTCGGAACCAGTTTTATGTCTTCAACGGTGACTATGTTGATCGTGGTGCTTGGGGTCTCGAGACTTTCCTCGTCCTCTTGTCCTGGAAG GTTCTAATGCCTGATAGAGTCTTCCTTCTCCGTGGCAACCATGAATCAAAATACTGTACATCCATGTACGGTTTCGAGAAAGAAGTGCTCACAAAATACGGAGACAAGGGAAAGCATGTGTACCGCAAATGCTTAGGCTGCTTCGAAGCTCTTCCTCTGGCTTCCCTGATCTCAGGACGTGTTTACACAGCACACGGAGGGCTTTTCCGCAGCCCGGTGTTGCCTAAGAGAACGAGGGGCAAAAAGAACCGCAGGGTGCGTCTTCTTGAGCCTGAGACGAGCTCTTTGAAACTCGGTACTTTGGAAGATTTGATGCAAGCGAGAAGATCGGTTCTTGATCCTCCTTGGGAGGGTTCTAACTTGATCCCCGGAGATGTTCTGTGGTCGGATCCTTCCATGAGTCCTGGACTTTCGCCGAATGAACAGAGAGGCATTGGTCTTCTTTGGGGTCCTGATTGTACAGAGGAGTTTTTGAAGAAGTATGAACTAAAG TTAATCATAAGATCACATGAAGGTCCAGATgctagagagaagagagatggcCTTGGTGGAATGGACATAGGATATACAATAGATCACAATGTTGAATCTGGAAAGCTTATCACTATCTTCAGTGCTCCAGACTATCCACAGTTCCAG GCAACGAAAGATAGGTATAGAAACAAAGGAGCTTATATTATACTGCAGGCTCCTGACTTCTCTGATCCTCAGTTTAGAAGTTTTGAAGCAGTTACTCCACGACCAAAG GCGAATCCGTTTTATGACTTTGAAAACGTGATTGATTCTGATGATGAGATGGATAAGTCTGCATTGGACACCAACGAGGAACAACAAGCAAATCACGGATGA